The nucleotide sequence CCTCCCACTGTCCATCGCCATTGGCTTATTTATCAGCCACTATGCTCCCCGTCGTCTGAGTACCTTCTTAGGCTTCATCATTGACCTCTTGGCTGCGATCCCTTCCATTATTTTTGGTTTGTGGGGTTCGTCTGTCCTCGCTGGTGGTGTTGTGCCCGTACAACAGTGGCTACACACCTACTTGGGATTCATCCCATTTTTTGCTGGAAACCCATCCCCATCAGGGCGCACGATGCTGACGACAGGTCTTGTCCTCGCCATCATGATTCTCCCGATTATGACGGCAACGAATCGTGAAGTATTCATGCAAACCCCACGCCTTCAAGAAGAAGCCGCCATTGGTTTGGGTGCAACCCGTTGGGAGATGATTCGCTTGGCTGTCATTCCATTTGGGATGTCAGGGGTTATCGCAGGCACCATGCTTGGCTTGGGGCGGGCGCTTGGTGAAACGATGGCGGTTGTCATTATCTTGTCCAATACCGGCCGCTATAACTGGAGTGTGATTGAAACGCAGAATGCGGACACGATCGCAGCCAATATCGCCCGTCAATTCCCTGAATCTAGTGGGCTAGATGTGAATGTACTGATTGCTTCAGGACTCGTGCTCTTTGTCCTGACGCTCCTAGTGAACACGATTTCACGGTGGATAGTCGGTCGAATGACGGTGAAAGGGTAGGGTATGGCGACGCAACGATCACGTAATGAATTCGTGCTTGACCCCGAAGCCCACCTCCCGAGCCAGGTCGTAACCTCTCACAGCGGCCTGTTACCAGAGGTGGATGCTCACCTTGAGATGGCATCCCAGGTAGGACCGGTTGAAATTACGGAGCATCGGTCGCTGCCCTACTACACCCAGTCGATCGTTCTGATTATTGCACTGGTACTCGCAGGGAGTTTTCTCGCCATTACCGACAGCTTCAATCTATTCACCCTGTATGCCCTCGCGGTTCCGATCTATCTCGGTATTTTGTTACCACTTTCAATCAGAATCGAAGGCCGTCGGTATGCGATAGATCGCCTGGCAACCGGCATTATCGTATCTACCTTTGCTCTGGCCTTATTCCCACTGATCAGTGTGTTACAAACGGTTATTACGAATGGAGCGGCGCGATTTGATGTGGCCTTCTTTACCCAAACCATGCACGGGGTTTTTGGTGACATGCTCGGCGGTTCCTTCCACGCCATCGTGGGCACGCTGATCATTACGGCGGTTACCGCCGTCATTTCTATCCCGATCGGTGTGCTTGCTGCAGTCTTCTTAGTTGAATACGGCGATGAAAGTCCAATGTCAAGAACGTTCGCTCGGGCGCTCCGTTTCTTCGTTGATGTGATGACCGGTATTCCATCCATCGTGGCAGGTCTATTCGCCTATTCCGTGTTTTCGCTCTCATTCTTCTACGGTGTCGGGGCAAGAGCCGGGTTCATCGGTGCGGTGGCCCTCACCGTGTTGATGATTCCCATTGTGGTACGTAACACCGAAGAAATGCTTCAGCTTGTTGCTCGTGACTTACGTGAAGCAAGCTATGCGCTTGGGGTACCAAAATGGCGAACCATCCTAAAGGTAGTTATTCCAACAGCATCAGGAGGTATTGCGACGGGGGTCACCCTCGCAATCGCCCGTGTGATTGGAGAAACTGCACCCTTACTGGTCACGGTTGGCACTGCGGTGGGATTGAACCTCAACCCGTTTAGTGGTCGTATGGCTACCTTGCCCTATTTCACCTATATCAGCTATATGCAGCCAGGCGTTCCACCTCAACATGGTATTGAACGCGCTTGGGCAGGCGCGCTGGTACTCATTTTGCTTGTTATGGCGTTAAACCTGCTCGCCCGTCTTGTTGCGGCCTACTTTGCCCCAAAGAAATAGGATTTGAGGTATGTCTGATCAGATCATCGTCCGTGACCTGGACATCTACTACGGCGATTTTCTTGCCGTCCAGAACATCAATATGGTGATTGAACCGAGAGCGGTGACTGCGCTCATTGGTCCGTCTGGGTGCGGGAAATCAACATTTCTCCGTACCATCAACCGAATGCATGAAGTCATTCCGGGTGCCAGGGTTGACGGGTCTGTTGAAGTACAGGGTCAAAATATTTATGACAAACATGTTGACCCAGTGAGTGTGCGCCGCAAGGTTGGCATGGTCTTTCAAAAGCCCAACCCCTTCCCTACCATGAGTATCTATGACAACGTCATTGCAGGGGCAAAGCTAAATAATCGCAAAATGAACAAGTCAGATGCCGATGACTTGGTACAAGCAAGCCTTGAAGGGGCTAACCTGTGGAAAGAAGTGAAGGACCGCCTTCACAAACCGGGGAGCGGCTTATCTGGTGGTCAACAACAGCGGTTATGTATCGCACGCGCCGTTGCCGTCCAACCAGACGTGTTGTTAATGGATGAACCGTGTTCAGCCCTAGATCCGATTTCTACCTTGGCGATTGAGGACCTCATTACGGTGCTCAAGGATCTGTACACCATCGTGATTGTGACACACAATATGCAACAAGCATCCCGTGTGAGTGATATGACAGGGTTCTTTAACCTTGAAGGCCCTGGTAAACCAGGCACGCTGGTTGAGTATGATGAAACCCAAACGATTTTCCATAACCCGCGTGAACGTGCGACAGAAGACTACATCACCGGGCGATTTGGATAACCGGTTGGGTGTATCTGGAGGAATCTCATGGCAAGGTCGCGGAGAGATCGTAAACGCAAAAAGACGATTGTGCCTGGTGTAGAGGTCCGTTCTGGACACCGTGGTGCCAATATTTCATTTGGGATTCCTGGTGAGCGAGTCACGATAGGCACGTCTGGTCGCGTAACCACAACTCACGGGTACCGAACATCTTGGGACCAAGCATTTGACCCCCTCAATTCACCTATTCCTGGGTTACCTGGTGGGGTGACAGGGAAAATCGAGGCGGTTGGGCCTCCCCCTGAGGAAGGCTGGTTGAATGCACTTCCTAAACCAGCTGAGGAACCTGTGGACCCTCATTTTCAAGCAGCATTGGACGACCTGGACACCGTAGATCCAACCCAACCAGAGGATTATCTCCCTGATCGAGGACCAATCCGTCGTGAGGCGGAGGGCATCGTAGATATGCACGACCCAACCTCACCTGAGGATTAGTACGGCGAAAAACATAACCAGATCGTTAGGTAAGCATCAGGTAAGTAGAGTTTTCTGTACATCTTTGTGCGCCTCCGCCTACTGTGGTCCTACCAGTTGAACGTAGGTTCGACGTCGCAAAGCATTAAGGAGTGCATATGTCCAAGATTGAATATTCAGTGGATTCAGAGGTTGCCAAGAAAATCCATGATCTGTTGCAGCCCACACTGGTTGAGCTGATTGATATTGCCCTCACCGGCAAGCAGTTGCACTGGACCATCATTGGTCAGCGCTTCAAGGATGTGCACGAGCACTTAGACGAAATTATCGATAGTGTTCGCGTGCACAGTGATGATATTGCTGAATACATCACCACGGTTGGCCAGATTCCCGATGGTACGGCAGGCACCGTTGCCAAGGGTCGTCCATTTGAGGATGTGCCAATTGAATCTATTGATGTTGAAGATGTGTTGAATTACACCGCTCAGATGCTGAAGACAGCGAGCCAGAACATTCGTGGTCGTATTGATGCCGCCGACATTGACCCGGTCGGCCAGGACCACCTCATTCAGACTGCCGCCACCTTGGATAAGCACCTGTGGATGATTAGTGCCAGCCGGTAAGGCGCACTAGGGATACCACGCAACCAATCCCGCCATTCTTAAACGCCGTGCGGCGCCCCGCACCTGGAATACACCCAGGTTCATGGGCGCCGCATGGCGTTTCTATTTGTGTGCTCGGTCAGTACCGGGGTGTTTAGCACCACGGGTTAGCTGAGATAGCCCTCAATCCCAGTTGTGTCAGAGCTGCCGTCTTGTTCGATGACAGCAGGTTTGGCACCGTTACCAGAGGCGACAAGCTTGCCACCGAGCTTCAAGGCCTGAACTACACCCCCGTTGACGTGATAGCTCACAACATGATCACCAGACGTCACCACATCACCATCAATGGTGAGTGTTTCAATGAGCCCACCGTGCAACACACTGATTGCATCAGCATTGAGCTCAACGATTTCACCCTTCACGAGGGTTTGGCCCTTTGCGCCGAGTGTCTTGATACCACTGCCAATGGTGATATTGCCTACTGGCTTGCTGAATTGCATCCCGATAGAACCGTTGCCAACTGTTGTGATCTGTTCAAAGTAGGCATCTTTAATAGTGCCATCGTATTGATTAAAGCCTCGGGCGCCAAGGCCGTAGGTTTGAATGGTTTTTTCAGATTTGAAATAGTCAACATCACCAAAGTTGACAAAGCCGATACCACTCGCTCCATAACTGGTAACGTTTTCTTTGACAACCCAGCTTTTAACTTTACCCCATACATCCAAAACCATGTCATTCGTGCCATAGGTTTTGACTTCGTTAAGGGAAACAATCTCGTTGGCTTCAACACCATAAACAATGAAGATACCGCCAGTAATGAGGTTTGGTTGTCCGGTTGGAATCATGCCGTTTGAGTAGACGCCAGTTGTCGTTAATTTATCAACGATAACTGGTCCAGCTGTGTCATTGAACCCTGAGATAAAGATACCGCTACCAATGACGGGGGCTTTCTCACGGCCAACCCCGATATGTTCGGCATGAAGCGTGATACGGCTCTCTGCTTCGGGGTTAAAGTTATAAATGGTTAAGGCTCCCTGGTACACATTAACCCCGTACTTCATCGGGCGTTCTGGGTAGTGGCGAGCATCAGCTGACACGATGTCTATATCGGATAGGTCAAGTGACAAGACCTTATTAGGAGCCCTTGTGAGCAGTTGTACAACACCAGTAACCGTGAGATGTTCTAATCGAATCGTCCCAAGGTCAACTTCGGGTGAATCAATATAGATGGCACGATTAGCTGGTGATGTTTGTATCGATATTCCTGATATTTCATTGTCGCCAGTCAATGCAACACCATCACCGCCAATAAAGCTCAAAAAAATATTCTCCTTGTTGGAGAACAATTTTTGGCCTTTATGTAGTTTGATGCTGTTGGGAACACTAATAGAATTATCCAATTCAAGTAGTTTCTCATTTTGGTCTATTGCGTGTTGCAAATCGAGATGATTGCTGATTTTCATGGGTGTATTCCCTTTCTATCTTTATAAGTGTTCATCTCCCAATCTACTTTCCAACGTCAACCCCGAGCTTTCGGTGTAGAGAAGACTCAAGGGCTATTGGTTTCAATCTGGTCGATATACTCTGCCTATGACTGAGGCAAAAGGCTGGCAATGGCTGCGCTATGGCTATGTATTCTTGATCACGGCTGCTTTTTGTTACGCTCTCGTTACTCAAGCTGATGACCTGATTACAGGCTTGCATCTTCTCGGTCCGATTCCTATCGCCAACAGCATCGCATTTGCCACAGGAGGTGTTGGTTGTAGTGGGCTGGTTTGGTATGGCATTATCCGTTCACTGGGTGGCAACATCAGTTTGGCTGACGGCGCCCGAATGTTCTTTATCACCCAGCTAGGGAAATATGTTCCCGGTTCCGTTTGGCCTGTCTTAATGCAAGCCGATGTGGCTCGCCGTATCAAGATGCCCATCCGTGTTGCCATGATGGCACAAGTACTCTTCATGTGGGTTCTCGTAGTGACAGGAACAACGATCAGCATTCCTTTGGGTATCGTTACGCTGGCGGACGCATTAGATCTACCTTCATTTAACCCGTGGTTATTACTCTTCAGTTTGCTGTTCCTGGTGGTATTACATCCTAAGATCACGAGCTGGGTGACCGCCCGACTCCTCGCGCTCTTTAAGCGGCCGCCCTTACCGGGCCGTTTGAGTTGGTTTGCAACCATCCACGCGATCATTTGGGCAATGGTGATGTGGGGGTGCTTTGGTGGCCATCTCTATGTGTTGACCTCAACCCTCAACCCAGATCGATTCTTGCTAGAGCTAGATATCTTTCCGCTCACGATGGGTTTTGCCGGCGCCTGGGTTATCGGCTTTATCATCATCATCGCACCCGCGGGGGCTGGCCCCAGAGAAGCAGCGTTGTACTGGTTGCTTGCCGCGATGAACCTGAGCCACGCTGTTGTGGTTATTGCAATCAGCCGTCTCGCCCTCACCGTGGCTGACGGAATATGGGCAGGCCTCGCCGCCCTCACTCCTCGCCCGGCCTCAGCTTCTCCCAGCGATAACGAACCTGTTATGGGCGATTAGGCGCCATCACCCGAGTAGGTGAGGTGCTCAGCAGACCGTTAGAGGTCTGCAGAAGCACGCACTAGTGTCCACGGGAAGGGGTGCCGGACCTCATCAAGTGCAGCGTGCTTAGACACGAGTGCTTGGAAGCCGATCGGTGTCCAATGGTTCCAATGTCCTGGAGTATTGCCTAAGCTACGGACATGGCGGCCAGTTAAGAGATTACCCATCCGAAAGAACGGTTCGTTGGGTACGCTCAGGATGAGTGGGCCCTTCGTAACTCGTACCATCTCAGCGAGCACTTGATGCGGGTCGGCCACATGCTCGAGAACTTCAAGGCCAAGGACCAGATCAAAGTGGTTGTCCTCAAAGGGCAGCTCGTGTGCATCACCGGTCACCAAAAGGCCAGGACCATTTGCCCAGGCTGATTCAATGGCGGTGTCAGGAAGGTCAAATCCAGTAACCGATGCACCGGTGAGTTGCGCAAGCCGACGGGCCACCGTGCCCTCTGCACAGCCCACATCGAGGATAGTGGCGGGGATAGGTGAGACCGTATCAACCATCCGTTCAAGGTGGCGAACAAAGCGGTTTGTCAATACCCCAATACAAGGGTTGGTGTGGATCCCGCCATATTTCGGGTGATGGTTACCCGTCACAATATTGCTCACCAAAACCTCCTGATCTAAACGGTGTTGTTGTCCGGTTCGTTGACCCGTTGGCCAACTCGAACAATGAGGTCCGCAAGCAGACCGATTGCGAATAACAGTAACCCGGTGACGATAAACAGCACGGTATTCGCGGCAAGCCGAAAGGGATCGCCGTCTCGAATAAGCCCACCAATGATGTCAAAGAGGAATTTGCCCAGACCCAGCAACAAGAGGAACAACGCCGGAGGCGCAAACACTCGAAGTGGGGCAAAAAACGTAATCATCCGCAATACCTGCAAGATATAGCGATAGGCATCTCCAATGGGACGGAAATGGCTTTTCCCAGCCCGTTTAGCGTAGTCAATGGGCCAGTATTCTACGGTCAGACCATTGCATAAAAAGGCCAATGTAATGGTGGTTACGCAAGAAAACCCGTCGGGTAATAACCAGAGATGCGGCAACGCATCCTTGCGGTAAAAGGCTCTAAACCCACTATTTAAATCAGGGATGGAGGAACGGCTCAATGATTCAGCGATTTTTCTGATCACCCACTTCGCAGGAATCCTAGCCCACTTATGAGTTCCTTCTTCCGTGCGCCGCGCACCGACAATCTGGTTGGCACCGGAACGTTCAAGCGCAGCAACGAGGTCAGGCAAGCGCTCATTGGGGTAGGACATATCGGCATCGGTCCACGCCACGATGGGGGCGTGGGCATGTTGGGTGCCGTAGCGGCGAGACGCCCCTGCTCCCCGATTCTGGTTGAATCGAACCAAACGGACATGGGGCGCCCCTGCAACGATGGCCGCAGTGTCATCGGTAGAGCCATCATCAATAAGCAAAATTTCGTGGGTATAGGGGGAAGCCGCAAACCCGGCATTAATACGTTCTATTTCGTTCAGAATATGACCGGCTTCGTTATAGGCCGGCAATACCACGGTGACATCCACGTCGTCCATAGCTCACCACCCTAGTAATCACCTTCAAATACAAAAACACTATTTTCACCATATCAATAGTGAAGGAATCCTTAGTCTGGGCGAATGACCATTTATAACAACATCCTTGAAACGATTGGGAATACCCCTTTGGTAGAGCTGCATACAGTTCCCGAAGGTATCGGTGTTGATGCCAGCGACGTTCGTGCCCGTGTTGTAGCCAAACTGGAGTTTTTCAATCCGGCGGCCAGCGTAAAGGATCGTATTGGCAACGCCATGATTGAAGCGGCAGAAGCTGCTGGGGCGCTTAAACCAGGTGGCACGATTGTCGAAGCGACCAGCGGTAATACCGGCATTGCTCTGGCAATGGTCGGGGCGGCAAAGGGTTATCAGGTTATCCTCACGATGCCTGAATCAATGAGCAAAGAACGTCGTGCACTGCTTCGTGCCTTTGGTGCGAAACTGGAATTAACGAGTGCTGCTGGCGGCATGAAAGAAGCCATCGCCAAAGCAAATGAAATTGCTGAGCAAGTTGGTGGTGTCCTCGTTCGCCAGTTTGAGAATGAAGCCAACCGCACGGTGCATTACAAGACAACCGGGCCAGAGATTTGGCGTGATACCGACGGCAAGGTTGATGTCCTGGTTAGTGGTGTGGGAACGGGAGGCACCATCACGGGGGCCGGTAAGTTCTTGAAAGAACAAAACCCCGACATCCGTATTGTGGCTGTTGAGCCTGTAGAAAGTCCGGTGCTATCTGGTGGTTCACCTTCACCACACAAAATCCAGGGTATTGGTGCGGGCTTCGTACCTGATGTGCTCGATACTGACATCTATGAACACATCGAGTTAGTAGATAGTGATACTGCGCTTGAAACCGCCCGTTTTGTGGCAGCCCACGAAGGTGTCTTGGTGGGTATTAGCTCAGGTGCGGCGATTGCGGCGGCATTCCGTGAAGCAGCTCGACCAGAAAACGAAGGCAAAACGATTGTGGCGATCATCGCCAGCTTTGGTGAGCGCTACTTATCCAGTGCGCTATATGCGCATTTGGCTGATTAGCCATCTCACCCCCGTTGCCCTTAGCCAGTCGGGTCAGGGCAGGGCTTATTAGTAAATGAGGTACGGCCAGGCCAATCACAGTGAAGGGCAAGTGGTCGTAGGTGCGGATGTGAACAAGCCATCACAAATAGAGTGACCCCTGGCTCAAGCCAGGGGTCACTCTATAACGCGGTAGTTCTAGGCAGAACGGTCGTCGTCATCTTCGTGGACTGCGATAGGTGTCAGCCCATCCGTACGAGTCCACACATCGGTTGGCAAGTCGGCTTCCATATGCTCATTATCCACGCCACGATACGCCAGGTCGTGAATGTTATTCTCCTTCACATGGTGACGCTGCGACTCATAGTCGCGGAGTGCGCCCTGGAACACCCGGAACAAGAGCAACAGCCCAATGAGGTTCACGGTTGCCATCATGGCTTGAGCGAGGTCACCAAGGTTCCATGCCAGGTCGATTTTGATCATCGCACCAGCAACAACACTTGCAATGACAAGGAGACGGAGCCATAAGTTGTTGCTGCCCTTACCCCCGCCCAAGTAGTCAGCGTTTACTTCTGCGTAGGTGAAGTTTCCAAGAATGGACGAATACGCAAACACAAAGATCAGGATAGCCATGACAGGAATGGCCCAGCCGCCCAGGTTGGCTGCCACACTTTGTTGAGTAAGGGTTGCACCAACGAGTTCTTCAGATGCTTCGGGGGTGTAGAGACCACCAACAAGAATGATGAATGCGGTTGAAGAACAGACCAGAATTGTGTCGGCAAAAACACCAAAGCTCTGAATAAGGCCCTGTTGAATGGGGTGGGCGACGGTTGCGGTTGCGGCCGCATTAGGTACAGAACCCATACCAGCTTCGTTGGAGAACAACCCGCGCTTGACACCGTTTAGCATCGCAGCAGTGACACCACCGGCAACCCCACCTGCGGCTGGACCGATGCCGAGGGCTGAACCCACGATCAGCGCAAACATGTTTGGAACCTGGGTAATGTTCAATACGACGATGGTGAGCGCAATAAGCATGTAGAGGAGTGCCATTGCTGGGGCAATCATTTCAGCGGCACGTGCCACAGGGCGAATACCACCTAACACGAGGGGGCTACAAACGATGACCAAGAACACGGCGGTCATCCACGGTGCAATATTCCAGGTCTCTTCAAACGTTGCCGCAATGGTGTTGGCCTGAATCATTTCAAAGGCAACACCGAATGCAAAAATAACGAGAATGGCGATGACTCCACCCAGTTTTGGACTTCCAACACCATCACGGATGTACCACGCCGGGCCGCCACGGAAGGTTTGATCCTTTGGGTTACGCACCTTGTACATCTGCGCCAATGTGGCTTCGACTAAACCGGTTGCCATGCCGAGTAGCGCAACCAGCCACATCCAGAACACGGCGCCAGGGCCACCAAGCAAAATAGCGATGGCAACACCGACGATGTTGCCCGTTCCTACGCGGCTAGAAAGGCCGATTGCAAACGCCTGGAACCCGCTGATGCCACCTTCTGCCCCACCACGTGAGTTGAAGATTGCTTTCACCATGTCTGGGAAGAACCGGAACTGCATTCCACGGGTCATCATGGTGAAGAAGGCACCGCAGCTCAATAACATCCCGATAACGACATAGCTAAAGAGCGAATTGGCGCTCGAACCAACGAGTTTGCTTGCAAGGTCGAGTATGGAACTTGCTTTCTCGGCCTCTTGGGCAAAGAGAACATCAATCATTACTTCCCCTTCTAAAAATTTGGTATCGACCAGGCATCGTACTGTTTACACTCCGCTTACGTCCATTTGACTATTAAGGTGGGGGAATATGTTTGAGCTCCTCCGCGAAGATCTTGACGCTGCAATGAATAATGATCCGGCTGCCACCAATCGGTTCATTGTGGCCTTGTCTTACGCAGGTTTGCATGCGATTTGGGCCCATCGCCTCAGTCACTACTTATGGAATTGTGGGTTTACCGGTCTTGCACGTCTGCACTCGCAGTGGGCACGTTTTCTTACCGGAATTGAGATACACCCTGGGGCCAAAATCGGACGCCGATTTTTTATTGATCACGGCATGGGTATTGTCATCGGCGAAACCACAGAGATTGGGAATGACTGCATGTTGTACCACCAGGTCACCCTTGGTGGGCGTTCATTAGAGCCGGGTAAACGCCATCCCACATTAAAAGACGGGGTCGTTGTGGGGTCAGGTGCCAAAGTGCTCGGCCCGATCACCTTGGGTACCCACTCCGCAGTAGGCGCGAATGCGGTTGTGGTCAATGATGTGCCAGATCACCACAGTGCGATTGGGATTCCAGCGAAGAACCGGCCGATAAAACCCGACACGAAAACGGTGGCCTACGACCCATGCCTGTGGATATTGGGTCAAGGGGAAGGGATCTAACGCGTCACCCTGAAGGCGACTAGGCTTACAACGTAACCGTTACCAAGCCAGGAGCTGTCATGAGCGCGATCATAATTGTGGGCACCCAGTGGGGGGATGAAGGCAAGGGTAAGGCCACGGACCTGCTCGCTGACCAGGTGGACTATGTGGTTCGATACCAAGGTGGAAATAATGCCGGCCATACGATCATTGTGGGTGATACGACCCTGAAATTACATCTCGTTCCATCAGGTGTGATGTATCCCGATGTCACTCCGGTGATCGGCGATGGGGTTGTCCTTGACCCTGGGGTGTTGCTTGAAGAACTCGATGGTCTTGTTGCCCAGGGTATAGATGTATCGCGTCTCAAGATTAGTGGTAACGCCCATCTGATTATGCCCTATCACCGTGAGATGGATGCGGTGACGGAACGGTATCTAGGTAAACAAAAACTCGGCACCACGAAGCGTGGCATCGGGCCAACCTATGCCGACAAAGCAGCCAGGGTGGGGTTACGTGTACAAGACCTCTACGACATGAAGATTTTCCGCCAGAAGCTTGATGCCGTGCTGCGCGAGAAAAATGCGATTTTAACCCGCGTGTATAACCGGTTACCGATGAAAGCGGCTGACATTGAGACGGAATACGCCGTGTATGCCGAGCGCTTACAGCCCTATATCTGCAATACGATGCAGCTCCTCCATGAAGGGATGGAACGCGGTGAAACGGTGCTTCTTGAGGGGGCTCAAGGCACCATGTTGGACCTTGACCATGGCACCTATCCGTTTGTGACCAGCTCTAATCCTGTATCGGGTGGGGCGTTGTCAGGAAGTGGGTTAGGGCCAAAGGACATCACCAGTGTGATCGGGATTACTAAGGCCTATGTCACCCGGGTTGGTACAGGCCCGTTCCCCACGGAGCTCTTTGATGCGGATGGGGAGAAGATTGCCCGGATTGGCCATGAGTTTGGTACAACCACGGGACGTGCCCGTCGTGTGGGGTGGTTTGACGCCGTGGTAGCGCGCTATGCCGGTCGGGTTAATGGGCTGACTGAACATTTCTTGACGAAACTTGATGTACTCAGTGATTTTGAAACGCTGAAGGTGTGTCGTGCCTATGAGTATCAGGGTGAGGAGTATGAGCACTTCCCTGATGATTTCCAGACCGCCATTCACAAGAGCACCCCGATTTATGAGGAGCTACCGGGTTGGAAGGAAGAC is from Stomatohabitans albus and encodes:
- a CDS encoding adenylosuccinate synthase, with the protein product MSAIIIVGTQWGDEGKGKATDLLADQVDYVVRYQGGNNAGHTIIVGDTTLKLHLVPSGVMYPDVTPVIGDGVVLDPGVLLEELDGLVAQGIDVSRLKISGNAHLIMPYHREMDAVTERYLGKQKLGTTKRGIGPTYADKAARVGLRVQDLYDMKIFRQKLDAVLREKNAILTRVYNRLPMKAADIETEYAVYAERLQPYICNTMQLLHEGMERGETVLLEGAQGTMLDLDHGTYPFVTSSNPVSGGALSGSGLGPKDITSVIGITKAYVTRVGTGPFPTELFDADGEKIARIGHEFGTTTGRARRVGWFDAVVARYAGRVNGLTEHFLTKLDVLSDFETLKVCRAYEYQGEEYEHFPDDFQTAIHKSTPIYEELPGWKEDITHCERWDDLPDNAKRYVEHLEQLMDVPIRWVSVGPARRQTLERTI